A DNA window from Massilia putida contains the following coding sequences:
- a CDS encoding H-NS histone family protein — MDLSNLSLGDLRNLQEQIKQEMKKREVQEVQKAREQIMAIAQSVGVPLKDLISTSGRGGKSAGANVGTVAVRYRNPDNASQQWTGRGRQPKWVKEWVEGGKSLDKLRV; from the coding sequence ATGGATCTGTCTAATTTGTCCTTGGGCGATTTGCGCAACCTGCAGGAGCAGATCAAGCAGGAAATGAAGAAACGCGAGGTTCAGGAAGTACAAAAGGCGCGCGAGCAGATCATGGCCATCGCACAGAGCGTAGGTGTGCCTTTGAAAGACCTGATCAGCACCAGCGGCCGTGGCGGCAAATCGGCAGGCGCGAATGTCGGCACCGTGGCCGTCCGTTATCGCAATCCGGACAATGCGTCGCAACAGTGGACCGGCCGCGGCCGCCAGCCGAAATGGGTCAAGGAATGGGTCGAGGGCGGTAAATCGCTGGACAAACTGCGCGTCTGA